The following are encoded together in the Bacteroidales bacterium MB20-C3-3 genome:
- the cobC gene encoding alpha-ribazole phosphatase, giving the protein MDVKGIIYLIRHTKTVAEEGICYGRLDLTTAGCFDEQASIIRRKMEGVPVGKIYSSPLRRCKQLAHTIGKKVICDNRIAEMDFGDWEGLSWNEIFLREDGKRWFADYLNVRCPGGESFRDLCKRVKLFAEEIPLDAKSTVIVTHSGVIRSFLAAMDILPEEEIFTVDIAYGQIVKIENREFELI; this is encoded by the coding sequence ATGGATGTAAAAGGGATAATTTACCTTATAAGACACACTAAAACGGTTGCTGAGGAGGGTATATGCTACGGCAGACTTGATCTGACAACAGCCGGATGCTTTGATGAACAGGCATCTATTATCAGAAGGAAGATGGAGGGAGTGCCTGTTGGTAAAATATACTCCAGCCCTCTAAGGAGATGCAAACAACTGGCCCATACCATAGGAAAAAAAGTAATCTGTGATAATAGAATTGCAGAGATGGATTTTGGCGATTGGGAGGGACTATCATGGAATGAGATATTTCTCAGAGAGGATGGGAAGAGATGGTTTGCAGATTACCTAAATGTAAGATGCCCGGGTGGAGAGTCTTTCAGGGACCTCTGTAAACGGGTAAAATTATTTGCAGAGGAGATTCCTCTTGATGCAAAATCTACTGTAATAGTTACCCATTCAGGGGTGATTCGCTCATTCCTTGCTGCTATGGATATTCTCCCAGAGGAGGAAATTTTTACTGTAGATATTGCATATGGCCAAATTGTTAAAATTGAAAACAGAGAATTTGAACTTATATGA
- a CDS encoding cobyric acid synthase, whose amino-acid sequence MKIERLRPIMFAGTGSDVGKSIINTAFCRILLQDGYSPAPFKAQNMSLNSYATKDQLEIGRAQAVQAEACGIECTADMNPILLKPTSHTCSQVVLNGKPSGNKNAAEYFSGAGGEELFKTVTKAYDNLANTYNPIVLEGAGSISELNLKSRDIVNMRMALYSKAAVYLVADIDRGGVFASVYGSIMLLPQEERTLIKGIIINKFRGDINLFKEGSRMIEELTGIPVVGVLPWFDDIEIDQEDSVILERRVAKIDTDKVTIAVVHLRHMSNFTDFGPLEQLSNINLVYTRDPAVIEEADIVIIPGSKNTIEDLNNLRKSSLAGSLLRRHKAGKSIYGICGGFQIMGKWIYDPNHIEGDIEAAPGLGIFPVETTLLPGKRSRRCSFTLINSNGCGDGYEIHSGETSTDNPFATLDTGEADGYYLNSKTWGTYIHGIFDNPSIVSLILDDLNIKNPATMEKRESKEDNYNKLAKWFRDNSNISYIYDTLRK is encoded by the coding sequence ATGAAAATAGAGAGATTAAGACCCATAATGTTCGCTGGAACAGGTTCTGATGTTGGTAAATCAATAATAAACACAGCGTTTTGCAGAATCCTTCTTCAGGATGGATACTCACCTGCCCCATTTAAAGCACAGAATATGTCGCTTAACAGTTATGCCACAAAAGACCAGCTGGAAATTGGCAGAGCTCAGGCTGTCCAGGCAGAGGCCTGCGGTATTGAATGCACTGCAGATATGAATCCAATACTTTTAAAGCCTACAAGCCATACCTGCTCGCAGGTTGTACTAAACGGAAAACCTTCCGGAAATAAAAATGCTGCAGAATATTTTTCCGGGGCCGGCGGAGAGGAGTTGTTTAAAACGGTGACAAAAGCTTACGACAACCTTGCCAATACATATAATCCAATTGTACTTGAGGGAGCAGGGAGTATTTCAGAATTAAATCTTAAAAGCCGGGACATAGTAAATATGAGAATGGCGCTTTACAGCAAAGCTGCCGTATATCTTGTTGCAGATATTGACAGAGGTGGAGTATTCGCAAGTGTATATGGTTCAATTATGCTACTGCCTCAAGAGGAACGCACTTTGATCAAAGGGATAATAATAAATAAATTCAGAGGGGATATTAACCTTTTTAAGGAGGGAAGCAGAATGATAGAGGAGCTCACCGGTATTCCGGTAGTGGGCGTTCTGCCGTGGTTTGACGATATTGAGATTGATCAGGAGGACTCAGTTATTCTGGAAAGAAGAGTGGCAAAAATAGATACGGACAAGGTTACTATAGCTGTCGTACATCTCAGGCATATGTCAAATTTCACTGATTTTGGACCTCTTGAACAATTAAGTAATATCAATCTGGTTTACACAAGAGATCCGGCTGTTATTGAAGAGGCTGATATTGTAATTATCCCCGGCTCAAAGAACACAATTGAGGATCTCAACAATCTTAGAAAAAGTTCGCTTGCAGGTTCATTACTAAGGCGTCACAAAGCAGGTAAATCAATATACGGAATATGCGGCGGATTCCAGATTATGGGTAAATGGATATATGACCCCAACCACATTGAGGGAGATATTGAAGCGGCCCCGGGGCTGGGAATCTTCCCGGTTGAAACAACACTCTTACCAGGAAAAAGAAGCCGTCGCTGCAGTTTTACCCTGATAAATTCAAATGGCTGCGGTGATGGATATGAGATACACTCCGGGGAGACATCCACGGATAACCCATTCGCTACTCTTGACACAGGAGAGGCAGATGGATACTATCTTAATTCAAAGACATGGGGAACATACATTCATGGAATATTCGACAATCCATCTATCGTCTCTCTTATTCTAGACGACTTAAATATTAAGAATCCCGCAACCATGGAAAAGAGGGAATCAAAAGAGGATAACTATAATAAACTTGCAAAGTGGTTCCGGGATAATTCCAATATAAGTTACATATATGATACTTTGAGAAAATGA
- a CDS encoding aminotransferase class I/II-fold pyridoxal phosphate-dependent enzyme: MIKGHGNNPYEIKTPIKIDFSSNIAFNNKSAAIFNHIKEEISCLGNYPDPEATELKEKIAIHNNLSPHTILITNGSAEAFYIVAHLTAASHSAICIPSFAEYEDACRCYCHKIEYIHYHKIESEELSGFDTFWIGNPNNPDGWITPPEAIYRLCRKYPKTLFVLDEAYIELCNEKVVFSGEDGIPDNLIIIRSLTKSFGIPGLRLGYIIAQKEIINSMENNRPPWSVNSLALKAGSFIIDNYINLMPDINELCEESLLLQKSLSGIEGIVVTPSKCNFFLAYSSKITSHILKKRLIENCGILIRDASNFRGLSTSHFRIAAQDRRNNIELIKAIREVL; this comes from the coding sequence ATGATAAAAGGACACGGCAACAATCCCTACGAAATAAAAACTCCAATAAAAATAGATTTTAGTTCAAATATTGCCTTCAATAATAAGTCTGCTGCCATTTTTAATCATATAAAAGAGGAGATTTCCTGCCTTGGAAACTACCCGGATCCTGAGGCTACAGAACTAAAGGAGAAGATTGCAATACATAATAACCTATCACCCCATACTATCCTGATAACAAATGGCTCTGCAGAGGCATTTTATATAGTTGCTCATTTAACAGCAGCCTCACATTCAGCAATCTGTATTCCCTCTTTTGCCGAGTACGAGGATGCTTGCCGGTGTTATTGTCATAAAATTGAATATATCCACTATCATAAAATTGAATCAGAGGAACTTTCCGGCTTTGATACTTTCTGGATAGGTAATCCTAATAACCCGGATGGATGGATAACCCCTCCCGAGGCAATATATCGGCTTTGCCGGAAATACCCAAAAACATTGTTTGTTCTAGACGAGGCATATATAGAATTATGCAATGAAAAGGTTGTGTTTTCCGGAGAGGATGGAATCCCGGATAATCTGATTATTATCCGGTCACTAACTAAATCTTTTGGAATACCCGGACTTAGACTGGGGTACATAATTGCACAAAAGGAGATTATCAATAGTATGGAAAATAATCGGCCTCCCTGGAGCGTAAACTCTCTTGCATTAAAGGCAGGCTCATTTATTATTGACAATTATATAAATCTTATGCCCGATATAAACGAGCTCTGTGAGGAGTCTCTCCTTTTGCAAAAAAGTTTATCTGGTATCGAAGGAATAGTAGTTACGCCATCAAAGTGCAACTTCTTTCTGGCTTATTCCAGTAAAATAACTTCGCATATACTTAAGAAGAGGTTAATTGAGAATTGTGGAATATTGATAAGAGATGCGTCAAATTTCAGAGGTCTATCTACCAGCCACTTCAGAATAGCCGCTCAGGATAGGAGGAACAATATAGAACTTATAAAAGCAATAAGGGAGGTATTATAG
- the cbiB gene encoding adenosylcobinamide-phosphate synthase CbiB: MSLNNPDFILILTLVSGAVLDTILGDPIWLPHPVRLFGVTIGWLDKALNRGVMRFYKGLIMTLMLVSAVWIIIYLTILTLEPYPVISIIITSIFVFFGLGNKSLIEEGLKVERFIDKGETENARKQLATIVGRDTKQLSPQKMRIAVLETLSENLSDGVVAPLFYFAIGGVPLMMAYKMVNTLDSMVGYKNERYIDFGKASAILDDIANFVPSRLTALMIAICSASKRSFEFIYKFGKAHASPNSGYPEAALAGTLNCRFGGGSYYNDILVDKPFIGINDREINKSDIKRAIYINIRVFILSIAIISLICIW, encoded by the coding sequence ATGTCTTTAAACAACCCTGATTTTATTTTGATTCTGACACTGGTATCGGGTGCAGTTCTTGATACTATTTTGGGAGATCCAATATGGCTTCCACACCCTGTCCGATTATTCGGAGTTACTATTGGGTGGTTAGACAAAGCTCTTAACAGAGGAGTTATGCGGTTCTACAAAGGGTTAATCATGACTCTTATGCTTGTTTCTGCAGTGTGGATCATTATTTATCTCACCATTCTGACTCTGGAGCCCTATCCTGTTATTTCAATTATAATCACCTCAATATTCGTTTTTTTTGGACTTGGCAACAAATCTCTGATAGAGGAGGGGCTTAAAGTTGAGAGATTTATTGATAAAGGGGAAACAGAAAATGCCAGAAAACAGTTGGCAACAATAGTTGGAAGAGACACAAAGCAATTATCACCACAAAAAATGAGAATTGCAGTACTTGAAACACTCTCAGAGAATCTGAGCGATGGTGTAGTTGCCCCCCTCTTTTATTTCGCAATCGGCGGAGTCCCTCTTATGATGGCTTATAAAATGGTGAATACTCTTGACTCTATGGTAGGATATAAAAACGAAAGATATATCGATTTTGGGAAAGCTTCTGCTATTTTAGATGACATAGCAAACTTTGTCCCTTCCAGGCTGACAGCCTTAATGATAGCTATTTGCTCTGCCAGTAAACGATCATTTGAATTCATTTATAAATTTGGTAAAGCCCATGCAAGTCCCAACTCCGGATACCCTGAGGCAGCACTCGCCGGAACATTAAACTGCAGATTTGGAGGGGGGAGTTATTATAATGACATATTAGTGGACAAACCATTTATTGGAATAAATGACAGAGAAATTAACAAATCTGACATTAAGAGAGCTATCTATATTAACATTCGAGTGTTTATACTCTCAATTGCAATTATCTCTCTAATCTGTATATGGTGA
- a CDS encoding ABC transporter permease has protein sequence MRLLIATIKKEFLQLIRNRVLLFLVLVCPIVVLGLIPLSFDGEYRLRAGFCDINNQMQSDTVAERVASSFMFDRTIFYDNIESAEDAIERGELDMILVSSDEGYNLILDGTFPRRAMTSLYAMSYEMMQDKSPGVVYQTLFNSGRMYKHYYLISLVVLVITILGAALLTLNIVNERESGVEEQFKATLMERKIYLLGKFVFFTIFCLAEIIICYLFCFFVYDLPLKGDIVPLFLVSILFVFDLLAMAMFIASFSKTQLRAVYILTITLVLLIMLSTMFSHLSSMPAWAAATRFINPLWYGVESSRKVILMGATLFEIQGLITGMILVSFILLLSQVTIYRLER, from the coding sequence ATGAGACTTCTTATCGCTACAATAAAAAAGGAGTTTTTACAACTCATACGAAACAGGGTTCTTCTGTTTCTGGTTCTTGTTTGCCCGATTGTTGTGCTGGGATTAATTCCTCTTTCATTTGATGGTGAGTACCGTTTAAGAGCCGGATTTTGTGATATCAATAATCAGATGCAAAGCGATACTGTTGCAGAGAGGGTTGCTTCAAGTTTTATGTTTGACAGGACTATTTTTTATGATAATATTGAGAGTGCGGAAGATGCTATTGAGAGAGGAGAGCTTGATATGATTTTAGTGAGTTCGGATGAAGGTTATAATTTGATTTTAGACGGGACTTTCCCCAGAAGGGCTATGACCTCTCTCTATGCTATGTCTTATGAGATGATGCAGGATAAAAGTCCGGGAGTTGTCTATCAAACGCTTTTTAATTCAGGAAGAATGTATAAACATTACTATCTGATTTCTCTGGTAGTATTGGTTATTACAATTTTGGGTGCAGCTCTGTTAACTCTTAATATTGTAAACGAAAGAGAGTCCGGCGTCGAGGAGCAGTTCAAAGCTACTCTTATGGAGAGAAAGATCTATTTGCTGGGTAAATTCGTATTCTTTACCATATTCTGCCTTGCAGAGATTATTATCTGTTATCTCTTTTGTTTTTTTGTCTATGATCTTCCGCTAAAAGGGGACATTGTACCGCTCTTTTTAGTATCGATTCTTTTTGTTTTTGATCTTCTTGCAATGGCAATGTTTATTGCCTCTTTTTCAAAAACGCAGCTCAGAGCGGTCTATATTCTCACAATCACCCTTGTACTGCTTATTATGCTTAGTACCATGTTTTCTCATTTAAGTTCAATGCCGGCCTGGGCCGCTGCCACCAGATTTATAAATCCACTGTGGTATGGAGTTGAGAGTTCCAGAAAAGTTATACTTATGGGTGCTACACTTTTTGAAATACAGGGATTAATTACAGGGATGATATTGGTCTCATTTATTCTGCTTCTGTCTCAAGTCACCATATACAGATTAGAGAGATAA
- a CDS encoding ABC transporter permease translates to MLKLKRIIHIAGKEFISIYRDKLSMTILIFLPLIIVGILGNVLRFELNDVKFAVFDKSGSSLFISLIQELDKTKEFSFNGNLNHQNEIIPAFISEDLKFVLFVPENFERGGEVNVFLNGSDLLMSEAVMQRLSAHFAEPLPFEYSFIYNEELKSEIEILPGLVMIALIIVASIMLSMSVNRERERGTARLLIITPAGMNEIIAGKSIPYLIVSIVHGFSVYLLSLFMFRIEINQGVFNFFLLTVLFSVATMMTGLFIAALVKNELELLIGCWLFIFIPNVFFSGFIFPLQSMESIITPVASIMPGRLFIEGYKGVVFRLTSIDVNAKYFIILAFQSLFFYAVSVYLLKRNFFRK, encoded by the coding sequence ATGTTAAAACTGAAAAGAATAATTCATATTGCCGGTAAAGAATTTATCTCAATTTACAGGGATAAATTAAGTATGACTATATTGATTTTTTTGCCACTCATAATTGTTGGGATTCTGGGTAATGTTTTAAGGTTTGAACTGAATGATGTAAAATTTGCTGTTTTTGACAAAAGTGGCTCTTCTCTCTTTATTTCTTTGATTCAAGAGCTTGATAAAACCAAAGAGTTCTCGTTTAATGGCAATCTTAATCACCAAAATGAGATTATTCCGGCCTTTATTAGTGAAGACCTAAAGTTTGTATTATTTGTTCCTGAGAATTTTGAAAGAGGAGGAGAGGTAAATGTATTTCTTAATGGCTCTGATCTTTTGATGTCTGAGGCTGTAATGCAAAGATTATCTGCCCATTTTGCGGAACCCCTCCCTTTTGAATATTCGTTTATATATAATGAGGAGTTAAAGAGTGAGATAGAAATCTTGCCGGGACTTGTTATGATTGCTTTAATTATTGTAGCCTCAATTATGTTAAGTATGAGTGTAAACAGGGAGAGGGAGAGGGGAACAGCAAGGCTGCTTATTATAACTCCGGCGGGGATGAATGAGATAATTGCCGGAAAATCAATCCCATATCTGATTGTCTCAATTGTTCACGGATTCTCTGTATACCTTCTCTCTCTTTTTATGTTTAGGATAGAAATTAACCAGGGAGTTTTTAACTTCTTTCTTTTAACAGTACTCTTCTCTGTGGCTACAATGATGACAGGCCTCTTCATCGCTGCATTAGTTAAGAATGAACTGGAGCTCCTTATAGGATGCTGGTTATTTATATTCATTCCAAATGTCTTTTTTTCCGGATTTATATTCCCTTTGCAATCAATGGAGAGTATAATTACCCCTGTTGCATCAATTATGCCGGGAAGATTGTTTATTGAAGGTTATAAAGGGGTGGTTTTCAGACTTACCTCTATTGATGTAAATGCAAAATATTTTATAATACTGGCATTTCAATCATTGTTCTTTTATGCTGTATCCGTTTACCTTTTAAAAAGGAATTTTTTTAGAAAATGA
- a CDS encoding ABC transporter ATP-binding protein, whose protein sequence is MSDPIIKTVDLCYKYGKFMAVNNLSVEIMGGEVVSLTGANGAGKTTFIKMLSGILTPYSGEMFIGADKSYMSQSSALLANMTARENYNFYGVINGLSKAEIEEKFALSSDLLGLGQFQNKRVEELTSGWRQLLSFSIAIMRNPGVLLLDEPTAGVDTLTRGKIWGCIRRLSDCGTTVLVTSHYASESAMCHRNINIFRPEQC, encoded by the coding sequence ATGTCTGATCCAATCATAAAGACTGTTGATTTGTGTTATAAGTACGGCAAATTCATGGCTGTAAACAATCTCTCTGTTGAGATTATGGGGGGAGAGGTGGTCTCTTTAACCGGAGCAAATGGTGCGGGAAAAACCACCTTTATTAAAATGTTAAGTGGAATACTTACTCCGTATTCAGGAGAGATGTTTATTGGAGCTGATAAAAGCTATATGAGCCAAAGCTCTGCACTGCTGGCAAATATGACTGCCAGAGAAAATTATAATTTTTATGGTGTAATAAATGGTTTGTCAAAAGCAGAAATTGAGGAGAAATTCGCTCTCTCCTCTGATTTACTGGGATTGGGTCAGTTTCAAAACAAAAGGGTAGAGGAGCTTACTTCCGGCTGGAGACAGCTGCTGTCGTTTTCCATTGCAATTATGAGAAATCCTGGAGTTCTTCTGCTTGATGAACCTACAGCAGGTGTTGATACCCTGACAAGGGGTAAAATATGGGGGTGCATCAGGAGGTTATCCGATTGCGGAACAACTGTACTGGTAACTTCCCATTATGCTTCAGAATCTGCTATGTGTCACAGGAATATTAATATTTTCAGACCTGAGCAATGTTAA
- a CDS encoding ABC transporter ATP-binding protein gives MTDDLVIEVKELCKSYGKLEALKGLSFGLKRGSVLGVTGANGAGKTTLFDILATLDLNFKGEVKIAGFQVKRDYQRIRKLIGYVPGSFSLYPDLTLTENISFFAKMYGSSPGLHTESPFWESLMDFADKRADTLSGGMKQKLAIICAMVHSPEILFLDEPTTGIDSDSRAAIFSELRKLKERGTTVIVSTHYYEEFDYVDSLLVLHEGRQLNYCTMDEIRERFRGDGIYEKFLEECLIQS, from the coding sequence ATGACAGACGATCTTGTAATTGAGGTTAAGGAACTATGCAAGAGCTATGGAAAACTTGAGGCTTTAAAAGGGCTCTCTTTTGGTTTGAAAAGAGGATCAGTTCTTGGAGTTACCGGTGCAAACGGTGCGGGTAAAACAACACTTTTTGATATTCTTGCAACTCTTGATTTAAACTTTAAAGGAGAGGTGAAGATTGCGGGTTTCCAGGTAAAAAGAGATTATCAAAGGATAAGAAAACTGATTGGATATGTTCCGGGAAGTTTCTCTCTCTATCCGGATTTGACTTTGACGGAGAATATCTCCTTTTTTGCAAAGATGTATGGCTCCTCTCCGGGATTACATACTGAGTCCCCTTTCTGGGAGTCATTAATGGATTTTGCCGATAAAAGAGCCGACACACTATCGGGAGGAATGAAACAGAAACTGGCAATAATTTGTGCTATGGTTCACTCTCCGGAGATACTTTTTCTTGACGAACCAACTACAGGTATTGATTCAGACTCAAGAGCTGCAATATTTAGTGAACTTAGAAAGCTAAAAGAGAGAGGAACAACGGTTATTGTCAGCACTCATTATTATGAAGAGTTTGATTATGTGGACTCCTTGTTGGTACTCCACGAGGGAAGGCAGCTGAATTATTGTACAATGGATGAGATCCGGGAAAGGTTCCGCGGAGATGGTATTTATGAAAAATTTCTTGAAGAATGTCTGATCCAATCATAA
- a CDS encoding HlyD family efflux transporter periplasmic adaptor subunit, which yields MINKFSLIMLVVTLLFAGCKNEGDKNFYGNFQSDEMVLPSTGTGKLQKLIAEEGVICNEGDLLAVIDTTILSLERSKVKSSLKALQEMGMFSQMEPLQYELRILEERIRLCYIKAPVRARVIKINFRQGEYLFEGSPLLSVADVNRIYFVAWVPGSDISSVSAGDSVRIQYYMNDDSAIIYKGRVLNISERPQFIPSMVQTRGNRTDQHYKVKVEVSNNGTLKSGMPGELVF from the coding sequence GTGATAAACAAATTCTCATTAATAATGCTGGTGGTTACACTTCTTTTTGCCGGGTGCAAAAATGAGGGGGATAAGAACTTCTATGGCAATTTTCAATCTGACGAGATGGTTTTGCCATCAACAGGTACCGGTAAGTTGCAAAAACTTATTGCAGAGGAGGGGGTGATATGTAATGAGGGGGATCTTCTTGCGGTAATTGACACGACTATTTTGTCTCTCGAGAGATCAAAGGTTAAGTCCAGCCTTAAGGCATTACAGGAGATGGGTATGTTCTCTCAGATGGAGCCGCTTCAATATGAGTTGCGCATTTTAGAGGAGAGGATAAGGCTGTGTTATATAAAAGCTCCGGTAAGAGCCAGGGTTATTAAGATTAACTTCAGGCAGGGGGAGTATCTTTTTGAGGGAAGTCCTTTATTATCTGTTGCTGATGTAAACAGAATATATTTTGTTGCATGGGTTCCCGGTTCTGATATATCTTCAGTTTCTGCCGGGGATTCAGTTAGAATACAGTACTATATGAATGATGATAGCGCGATTATCTACAAGGGCCGTGTTCTGAACATTTCAGAAAGGCCTCAGTTTATTCCCTCGATGGTTCAGACAAGGGGAAACAGAACGGATCAGCATTACAAAGTTAAAGTTGAGGTTTCCAATAACGGGACTCTGAAAAGTGGTATGCCCGGGGAGCTTGTTTTTTAA
- a CDS encoding nitroreductase family protein, translated as MDVQIYPSMENPYLQLKHLSETRKSCRKFKPDEIPQDITDKILSVAANSPYAGGSRSWGVTTVKETAVKERLVLAIQEKVRATAESMERESADLFVKYSQNFMFFREAPLLIIPYFKVTPVMKSLLRESITESLLQWERDNSVKSISCVSMLILLAAESLGLGACYMTGPLIAEREISEILNIPPGREVGAIIPIGYKL; from the coding sequence GTGGATGTTCAAATTTACCCTTCTATGGAGAACCCTTACCTGCAGTTAAAGCATCTGAGTGAAACAAGAAAGAGTTGCAGAAAATTCAAACCTGATGAGATTCCCCAAGATATTACAGACAAGATATTATCTGTTGCAGCAAACTCCCCTTACGCCGGCGGAAGCCGAAGCTGGGGAGTAACAACAGTAAAAGAGACCGCAGTAAAGGAGAGGCTGGTGCTGGCAATCCAGGAAAAGGTTAGAGCCACAGCTGAGTCCATGGAGCGGGAAAGTGCAGATCTTTTCGTAAAATACTCTCAAAATTTCATGTTTTTCAGGGAGGCACCTCTGCTTATTATTCCCTATTTTAAAGTTACACCTGTAATGAAATCTCTTCTCAGGGAGAGTATTACAGAGTCTCTGCTGCAGTGGGAGAGAGACAACTCTGTGAAATCCATCTCATGTGTATCAATGCTCATCCTTCTTGCAGCAGAGAGCCTTGGACTTGGGGCTTGCTATATGACAGGACCTCTGATTGCAGAGAGGGAGATCTCTGAGATCCTTAATATTCCTCCCGGAAGAGAGGTCGGAGCAATTATACCTATAGGATACAAATTGTAA
- a CDS encoding phosphopantetheine-binding protein, producing MNTTDQLRELLMPVLGITSIDEIKPESALVRDLGAESIDFVEILYLIETEMGVKIKIQEIAMTEYSSDGNNLQDGKITNEIAERLNKDFNTDRFTEGTTVKELFESFTVKDLATIIDKKKRLIN from the coding sequence ATGAACACTACAGACCAACTCAGAGAACTTCTAATGCCTGTTCTGGGCATAACATCAATAGATGAGATTAAACCTGAGAGCGCACTTGTCAGAGATTTGGGAGCAGAGAGTATCGATTTTGTTGAGATTCTTTATCTTATTGAGACAGAGATGGGAGTTAAAATAAAAATACAGGAGATTGCTATGACTGAATACTCCTCTGATGGTAACAATCTGCAAGATGGGAAAATAACAAATGAAATTGCAGAGAGACTTAACAAGGATTTTAACACAGACAGATTTACTGAAGGTACAACAGTTAAGGAACTTTTCGAATCCTTCACTGTAAAAGATTTGGCCACTATTATTGACAAAAAAAAGAGACTCATAAACTGA
- a CDS encoding 3-hydroxyacyl-ACP dehydratase FabZ family protein, with protein MRFILVDRIDELKIGSWAKGVKCISQTNEIFEQHFPGYPLMPGSLIMEGLAQLSGVLFEYSLMQLGHTHKRPVLTLVNKMKFRRFATPGDKLDYGCRVKLFYPDEYAVATVTAKCDGKLYAEGELLFGFADILDEKLLKLSVEAIESFLKNTKIIASDESNL; from the coding sequence ATGAGATTCATATTAGTTGACAGAATTGATGAGTTAAAAATTGGCTCCTGGGCAAAAGGGGTTAAGTGCATATCTCAGACAAATGAGATTTTTGAACAACACTTTCCGGGATATCCTCTGATGCCCGGTTCTCTTATTATGGAGGGACTTGCACAACTATCCGGAGTTCTTTTTGAGTACTCTTTAATGCAGCTTGGCCACACCCATAAAAGACCGGTACTAACACTAGTTAATAAAATGAAATTTCGCCGGTTTGCCACTCCCGGAGACAAACTGGATTATGGTTGCAGAGTTAAATTATTTTATCCGGATGAGTACGCTGTTGCTACTGTAACTGCAAAGTGCGACGGGAAACTCTACGCAGAGGGGGAGCTTCTCTTTGGATTTGCCGATATACTGGATGAAAAATTATTAAAATTATCTGTGGAGGCAATTGAGAGCTTTCTTAAAAACACCAAAATAATTGCATCCGATGAGAGTAATTTATAG